A region of the Hyperolius riggenbachi isolate aHypRig1 chromosome 9, aHypRig1.pri, whole genome shotgun sequence genome:
acactaggcatgtttagaagatctctctaaacatgcctagaatcgctctgtaatctgcttcaaaaacttctagcgttttgcagatctgctagcggtttttggggccggttcacattacaaaacgcggacggccacgcatgcggaacgcaacgcgtacaaaagcatgctatccgcgtttgtatgcgttgcgtggctgatcccatcactgaaaagtgaatgggacagccgcgcatttttgcaaaatctgcgtgcagcatgcgttcccggaccgcacaggtccggaacgcatgcagtgtgaacatcagacagtgcactctatgcactgtctgatgtcgtgcgtgtcgggccacccgcacgcgtttccaaaacgtggctggaaacgcgtgcagtctgaacgggctcaaagttggtgtgcactggcccagacAACTAAATTCTAAGCAAAAAGagattttcattttaaataaGACAGGTTCTCTTACATTTTCCTGTTCGACTTTTTATATTTCTTCACGGTATTTTGAAAGTGTCCTTCCACTTCCTTAATTTTCCCGTCTTTGGGTAAGATAAACAAGGCAGAGGCGTTCCCCTTGTAGGGCAGATTTACCACCGTAGCATCGCCCAAGAAAGCCACCTGGTAACGGCCGGTTCTGCTCATGAAAGGAACCTTCACCGTAACTTTGTCACTAACGTGAAAGTCTCCCTCGCTGGTGTACTCCTCCTCAAAAGGAACTTCCCACTTTCCTGGAAAACAACGAATAAATAATTATGTGAAATATACCCTCACTGGACACTTTATTATGAATACCGGTACACTCACTGATTCATGCATTTATACCAAGCCAATCACGCAGCAGCAGTGCAATGTATAAACTCAGGTAGATGCAGATCAGGAGCTCCAGTTCAGGTTGTAGTGAGTACATCTTTCTCTGTTGGTTTGCTGGATGTCTCAAACACGGTTGAACGTTTCTTATAGTGATCCTGAGCTGAAGCTCAggttcaaaatcagatacttaccctgAAGAGAAGAAAAACTTAgagtcctattgaggcttccctcgctagtCTGATGCCCCCCATAGCAGAGTGCAGCCCCCCTTCACATCGGGGCTGTGCAGCTCCATTTCCTAGCTCAGTAGCCACGCAAGCctgcccacgcatgcgcagtagaatgGAGCCCGTGGTGTCGGCTTACTGCTCAGGTGCAGACGGGCTCAATTGGCTATTGCACGACCATGATTCAGGAAGAGGACCTGCGTGGCCACgatgtgattagcgacaatgccttgttgcTTATCTTCTGGGGGGCCGAGCTCAGCGCTGGAGGACAACagagtagcgagggaagcctcaacagtATCCTGAGGCTTCTTTCTATTaaggtaagtatcttattttgtacccgagcttcggctccagtacactttaaagcaactgTACAAACACCAGACTAACTCAGCAGATAAAGAGCGCCTTGACCTAGAAGCTAGCATGTGTATGGGAGCCCACCAACATTGCCTAAAAACCCAGCATGCTAGATCTTTAGCAACGTCCAATGTCTGAGACCACTGTTCTCCTCACTCACTCTCCACGCCCACTGACTTTCCTCCGCGTGAATGCAAATACAATGGGCGGCGGAGATAGCTGCTATAAAAATAGTGGCACATTTTAACACTATTTTACTATTGCCTAACCTGATCCCATACTCACTTCAACCCTCCctccagtggcataactataaatcatgagACCCCCCCAGCAAAATTCTGGCAGATTCTTTCGTAACTTTACTATACTAGCCAAATATCGCTCCCTACGTAATGCATGATGCAACAAtaaaagctttacaaagcacttaaactaaaaaagaaaaacaaatagtATGCTAGACTTCCATTAAACAAGTGTCTTAGTAACATACCTCTGAAATAAATAAAATTCACAAGAAGCAAAGCTGCCTCCTTGTCCACACTGCTCAGTACATCAGTAAGCTTGCCATTGGTCTTCTTCTCAATATAACTATTAATTTGTTTCTTGGCCCCTTCATTATCCTGAAAGTCTACCGTGAAGCCTTCCGAGGCATAAAGGTTTTTGGCGTCATCAAGAAACTTGTCAAGGAGCTTCCATGCTTTGCTTATAAAGAGGCCATTTCCAGTATCAAGATGCAGGCCACTCTCATCATTATTCAGAACATCCAAGAGGTGGTGAAAGCCATCATGGATTTCCTTTTCAGAGATCTCAGAAATATTAAAACCAATGCCTTCTATGATCTGGTCATGGGTGTTGCCCCGGGCGCCAAGTGACAGGAGAGCCAATGCTGTTGATATACTTATCGGGGAGATGACAACGTTCTCTGATGGATGGTCTGCTGTCACCTGACGGAATATTTCAAAAGCAAACTGGAGGTTTCCCGCAGCCAGTTTATGGCAGGCCCATGTTTCGTTAGAATGGTGGTGGTCCTTGTGATCATGGCcatggttgtggtggtggtggtgatttcCTTTTTTGCTGTGGTCAGGTTCATGATCATCTTTCTTCTTATGGCCGCCTTTGCTGCTGCCTTTTTTTCCATGGTCACCATGATGATCTGCAAAGACCAAGGAGCATAGCAGCGCTACACTCAACACCAAACACAGGAGGGCCCTCATCTTACTTAAAGAAAATAAGGGGAAAAATATGTGAGAGTCATCAATAAAAGAGAATGAAGACGTAACAGAAGTATAACATTTGCAAGCTTTTTCAATATTACTGCACTGAAAGCTTTAAATGGAAAAACCCTGATCATTAATACAGGTATAGTggactagctatgggtgggcaagaggGGACACATGTCCCTGGGCACAGCACTGGGAGGGCGCTCAGCACCCCCACATATGTGACGGGCAGCTTACTGGCCATCTGAAGTGCTACCgcttctctccttccctccctctgcagaaaagGGTGTGCCGGGTCCTCGGATTAAATCCCAGCTggcgcactatctgcatggagtttgtatattgtcCCTGTGTCtaggtgggtttcctccaggtactgcgTCTTCCTCCCACAGcctaaaaaacatacagataagttaattggcttccccacaaattggccctacactacaatacatgcactacacgatacatacatagacacatgactatggtattgGTAGGGACTATATTGTGAGACTCTTTGAGGAaaacagttaagtgacatgactatgtactcattacagtgctgcagtagatgtaactgctttataaatacataataataataataataataataataataataatagggtaggacattagactatgtctatggtaggattagattgtgagctactctgagaacagtcagtgacatgactatgtactctgtaatgtgctgcagtagatatcagtgctatataaatacataataataatatggtaggacattacactatgactatggtgggattagattgtgagctcctctgaggacagtcagtgacatgactatgtactctgtaatgtgctgcaaaagatggcagtgctatataaatacataataataatatggtaggacattagactatgactatggtaggattagagtgtgagctcctctgaggacagtcagtgacatgactatgtactctgtaatgtgctgcagaagatgtcagtgctatataaatacataataataatatggtaggacattagactatgactatggtaggattagattgtgagctcctctgaggacagtcagtgacatgactatgtactctgtaatgtgctgcagaagatgtcagtgctatataaataaataataataatatggtaggacattagactatgactatgataggattatagtgtgatctcctctgaggacagtcagtgacatgactatgtactctgtaaagtgctgcagaagatgtcagtgctatataaatgcacaataataaataaataaatggacatGGTTGTAACACCTACACAATATTACCTCTGGATTtgtatataaaatatatttttgtacaacaatatttattttattgcatCGTTCATACCTGTACCTGCATAGAGATCTTACTGGTGTACAGCCCCCTGCTCCAGCCACCATCATATCATTTCCAGCCTCCTCCCCTTTCCCATTTCTTCCCCAAGTTCCTTGTTTGTATATTTATATTGAGCTGATGAATaagtatttttgtattattttattatacatgggatgcaatgtcccactgtgaacctagccttaggccccattcacacctaaaagcgcaaaacgccggcaattaCCACGGGAAAAGCACTGGACACTGCAGTGAtttttttagcgatcgcgtttagcgcttc
Encoded here:
- the LOC137532175 gene encoding alpha-1-antiproteinase-like; this translates as MRALLCLVLSVALLCSLVFADHHGDHGKKGSSKGGHKKKDDHEPDHSKKGNHHHHHNHGHDHKDHHHSNETWACHKLAAGNLQFAFEIFRQVTADHPSENVVISPISISTALALLSLGARGNTHDQIIEGIGFNISEISEKEIHDGFHHLLDVLNNDESGLHLDTGNGLFISKAWKLLDKFLDDAKNLYASEGFTVDFQDNEGAKKQINSYIEKKTNGKLTDVLSSVDKEAALLLVNFIYFRGKWEVPFEEEYTSEGDFHVSDKVTVKVPFMSRTGRYQVAFLGDATVVNLPYKGNASALFILPKDGKIKEVEGHFQNTVKKYKKSNRKMVVGLQIPRFSISGSLELKDVLAKLGIVDLFSDSADLTGVTGAPNLKVSKAIHKAKISIDEKGTEAAATTVVEAIPMSLPPTITFNHPFILSVYDHASKTVLFFAKIANPEK